Sequence from the Corallococcus soli genome:
GCAACAACGAGACCTGCTCGTTCCCGGCCAAGACGACCGCGGGCAAGTACTACGTGAAGCTCCGCGGCTACTCGGCGTACTCGGGCGTGACGCTCAAGGCCGTCTACTAGTCGTCGCATCCGCGGTCTGAAGACAGGCACCCGGGGAGCCGACGAGGCTTCCCGGGTGTCGTCGTTTCGGGGTTGTCGCCGCGCGGGTGCTAGCGACGCACCTGCACGTCGCGGGCGACGGTGCGTCCGCCGATGAGGGCGAAGCTGGCGCGCACCGGCGTGCCTTCCCGCAGCTCCGGGAGGGGCACGCGCTGGCCCTGGCGCAGGCCCCGGCTTCGCGGGTCGAGCTGGAGTTCGTAGACGGTGCCCTCGCCGTCGCGCACGTGCAGGGTGTCGCGGCTCGCGCGCGTCACCCGGCCGTTCACCGTGCTGGTGGCGATGGTGACCTGCTCGAGCGGCCGGTCCGCGGCGCTGTCCGTCACCGCCGCCTGCGCCGCCTTGGCCGCGCCCTCGTACCAGGCCTCGTCCTCGCTGGCCTGCACCGCCTGCGCGCCAATCATCACCCGGCCCTGCTCGGGGGCCTGCGTCGCGGGCTGGCCGTTCGCCTGCGCGGCCCGGGGCGGCGTGTTCGCGTTCGGCGCCGCCGCGCCCTGCCGGGGCGAAAGCGCCGGGTCCCTCGCGGGCGCCGCCGCGCCCTGGGTCATGTCGCCCCGGGCTGGAGCCTGCGCGGGGCCGCTGCCGCCAGTCGCGGGTGCGTTCTCCGGGGCGGTGCCGGTATCGCGGGTCGCGGGCGTGTTCGCCTGGGCTGTGCCGGTATCGCGGGTCGCGGGCGTGTTCGCCTGGGCCGTGCCGCTGCCGCCATGGGCCGGAGCGTTCGTGTTCGCCTGGGCCGTGCCGCTGCCGCCATGGGCCGGAGCGTTCGTATTCGCCTGGGCGGTGCCGTCGTTCGTATTCGCGGGCGCCTGGGCCATGCCGCTGCCGCCGTAGGCCGGTGCGTCCGCTGGAGCCTGCGCCGCCGTGCGGTCGGCTTCGCTCCCGCGCGCGTCTCGCTGTGGCAGGGCTCCCGGTGGAGGCGCCGTGTTCGCGGGCACCTGCGCGTTCGCCCCGGGAAGGGACGTCGCGTTCAGCCGGGGTCCGGGGCCCTCCGTCGCCCCCTGCGCCAGGGCCGGCGTCGCGGGTACCGTCAGCCCACCGTTCGGGGTGTCCCGGGCCTGCATCGTCGCCGGGACATCCACCGTGTCCGGGCTGTCGGCCTCCTGACATCCGGAAGCCAGCGTGCACAACCCCATCATCCCCATCCACATCCAACGTCCACGCATCCGCCAGCCCTCCCGCAGGCAAACCTGCGGACGACCCCTGGCCGTTGCAAGCGCCCGGGGCGGGGGCGGGAAGGCTGCCTGCCGGGCAGGGGGCGCTACGCGGGGAACGTGGCGGCCACGGCGCGCACGTGGTCCTTCACCAGCGCGCGCGCTGCGAGGAGCGCCGGGGCGTCCGCGGGCGTGTAGCCCAGGCACAGCACTACGTCGTCCTCGGGCGCGGCGGGCGTGCCCAGGGCCGCGTAGTCGAGCGTGCGCGGGACGGGTTCGTCCTCCGTGTCGTGGGTGAAGCGGCCGAACACGGAGGCCTGGCCGTCACGACCGGGAGCCGTCTCCTTCAGGGCGAAGAGGCGGCGCACGGCGAGGAGGGATTCGGGGCGCTCGCGCAGGGCCTCCGGGCGGGCCGGGCCCCCCAGCTCCCATTCGAGCAGCTTCAGGCAGCCGCGCACGAACTCCACATCGGTGATGACCAGGCCATAGAGGTACCAGTCCGCGCACGCGGCCTGGACCAGCCGGGCCTGCGCGTCCGTGAGCCAGCCGAAGGACGGGCAGGTGAACGTCTCGCAGATGGACGCGCGGTAGACGCCGCAGTCGCGCAGGTCCGTGCCGCCCGTCACCTTCGGGTGGCCCAGGCAGCCCACCTGTCGCTGCTCCGCGTCCAGGAAGCCCAGCAGCGGACACACCCGCACGATGGGGAAGAGCGCGGGGGCATCGCGGTTCGCGGTCAGCTCGCGCGCGGCCTCGCCATAGGCCTCCGGCGTCCGGGGCGCGTGGGACAGCCGCGCCGTCTGCGTGGCCAGCCGCTGGGTGAGCGCCGCGCGCGAGTGGTCGCGGAAGTTGTAGAGGCCGCAGCAGGCGCCGCATGAGGCGCCCCCACCGGGCTGGCACAGGTGGAAGGAGACGGACATGCCGCCATTGTGACGGATCTCGGGCCCGGGTTTCAGAACCCGTCCGGGTGCATGCGGGAGTACGAGTCCTCGCCCGTCCGGCACAGGTGCACGAGCAGCGGCACGCGCGGCACCTCCACGGCGAACCAGTACTGCGCGGCGGCGAGCTTGCCCTCGTAGAAGGGCGCATCCCCGGTGGAGGCCGGGGCGTCGCGCGCGAGGGCCTCCTTCGCGGCGGCGGCCTGCGCGAGCCAGCGCCACGCCACCGCCACCACGCTGAACAGCTCCAGGAAGTCCGCGCTGTGGCGCAGCATCGCCTCCACTTCGCCCGCCATACCCCGCGCGCCCAGCTCCAGCGTGAGGGCGGTGGCCTGCTGGAGCACGTCCTCCAGCGCGTCGCTCCAGGCGGGCTCCACGCCGGCGGCCCGGGCGCGCGCGGTGGTGGCGCGCACCTCTTCATCGAGCGCCTGGAGCGCGGCGCCCCCGCCCGCCACGGCCTTCCTGCCCAGCAGGTCCAGGCCCTGGATGCCGGTGGTGCCCTCGTGGATGCTGTTGAGCTTCTGGTCGCGCAGCCACGCCTCGGGGAGGTACTCGCTGGAGTAGCCGTAGCCGCCGTGGATTTGAAGCGCGAGCGCGTTGGACTCGAAGCCCTTCTCCGCCGGGAACGTCTTGGCGATGGGAGTGAGCAGGTCCAGCAGCAGGTGCGCGCGCTGGCGGGCCGCTTCGTCCGGCGCGTGGTGCGCGAGGTCCGCCTGGGTGGAGGTTGCGAGCAGCAGCGCGAGCCCGCCCTCCACGATGGCCTTCTGGCGCAGCAGCATGCGCCGCACGTCCGCGTGTTCGATGATGGGGGTCTGGGCGCGCGCGGTGTCGCGGTCGCCGGTGGGGCGGCCCTGGGGGCGCTCGCGCGCGTAGGCGAGGGCCTCCTGGTAGGCGACGGACGCGGTGGCCACGCCGTTGAGGCCCACCATGATGCGCGCCTCGTTCATCATCTGGAACATGCAGGCGAGACCCCGGCCGGGCTGGCCCACGAGCCAGCCGTGGCAGTCCCCGGACTCGCCGAAGTTGAGGACGAGACTGGGCAGGCCGCGCCAGCCAATCTTGTGGATGACGCCGGCCACCTGGACGTCGTTGGGGACGAACCGGTCGCCTTCGGGCCTGCGCGCGGGCACGGCGAAGAGGGACACGCCGCGCGTGCCACCTTCCGCGCCTTCGATGCGCGCGAGGGTCAGGTGCACGATGTTGTCGGTGAAGTCCTGGTCGCCGCCGCTGATGAAGATCTTCGAGCCCTGGAGGCGGAAGGTGCCGTCCGGCGCGGGCGTGGCGCGCGTCTTCACGTCCGCGAGGCTGCTGCCGGCCTGGGGTTCGGTGAGGGCCATGGTGCCGGTCCACTCACCCCGGTACATGCGGGCCATGAACTGCTCGCGCAGGAAGGGCGTGCCGAAGGCCTCCAGCAGGTGCGCGGCGCCGAGC
This genomic interval carries:
- a CDS encoding acyl-CoA dehydrogenase → MSVPRPNPLLSDRNVDFQLYEVLDTAALCALPAFQEHSRDTFDLLLDSTRRFARDVLAPTYRPMDATPPTFEHGRVRVHPAMRSLYADMVDLGLLTATRPPDVGGQQLPLTVNAASSVYLMAANLSAYGYLGLTLGAAHLLEAFGTPFLREQFMARMYRGEWTGTMALTEPQAGSSLADVKTRATPAPDGTFRLQGSKIFISGGDQDFTDNIVHLTLARIEGAEGGTRGVSLFAVPARRPEGDRFVPNDVQVAGVIHKIGWRGLPSLVLNFGESGDCHGWLVGQPGRGLACMFQMMNEARIMVGLNGVATASVAYQEALAYARERPQGRPTGDRDTARAQTPIIEHADVRRMLLRQKAIVEGGLALLLATSTQADLAHHAPDEAARQRAHLLLDLLTPIAKTFPAEKGFESNALALQIHGGYGYSSEYLPEAWLRDQKLNSIHEGTTGIQGLDLLGRKAVAGGGAALQALDEEVRATTARARAAGVEPAWSDALEDVLQQATALTLELGARGMAGEVEAMLRHSADFLELFSVVAVAWRWLAQAAAAKEALARDAPASTGDAPFYEGKLAAAQYWFAVEVPRVPLLVHLCRTGEDSYSRMHPDGF